From Fundulus heteroclitus isolate FHET01 unplaced genomic scaffold, MU-UCD_Fhet_4.1 scaffold_42, whole genome shotgun sequence, one genomic window encodes:
- the LOC110367889 gene encoding uncharacterized protein LOC110367889 — MPHVMMKGFENCRPQILRKKKLERLTPWDTDDLKKDKRETSQPNSDFEIVASESIDDKSSALDVKASLKASFLSGLVKVEGSAKYLNDQMTSKNQARVTLKYKTTTKFQQLSINLLGRGKVKHPYVFENKIATHVVIGILYGAQAFFVFEQEKSEKESHQDIQGNLKVMIEKIPCLSIDGAGSLKLEDKDTEKMKKLSCKFHGDFQLEKTPTTFQDAVEVYQSLPRLLGTKGENAVPIKVWLLPLTNLDSAAAKLVREISIGLVQEVQSVLEELSELDMRCNDAMRNITTQQFPQIGKKLKSFKNMCSEFRLGFQQTLAKKLPSIRGGGEEESELADILKKRHSSPFNSKNLNEWMDCKEREIYMVKSFTRMMKNTKIVPSQNSLHEEILNAEHALCFVFTSLERDEPFLSVLSNYLKGRTKTENVEKVQWYLLNSLVDEMRTKVKLFSDFAEANNDNKSTTFLTVGLTDDNHEGSTIYLYKDGFSVSKNFEPPSKPDSVTAADINHTSVILNISPPSFGAENVTSYSVEYCVCGEDEWKQTIEPKSAEITVIHLKPNTEYMFRCRAVASAGVGPANEINDPIKTLPCSPPGECQVEPNYSKISLSWEKPAELGSDVQILSYIVEYASTANSSEVEGLLWNQTRSSGQKAIISGLHSETQYAVRVRCDCGGAGRSKENKIVTVWTTKGLAYDLKAISKKINSSLPSVYEFPLREDKMYIDGCRRFIFGEKSPRPNRTIMLLGATGSGKSILINRMINYMVGVEWNDSFRFKLINEDSSRSQAHSQTSEVTVYEIYHQDGFKIPYSLTVIDTPGFGDTRGIDRDREITQQLHNLFTSKDGVSEIDDVCFVAQAALARLTPTQKYVFDSILSIFGKDIAENIRILVTFADGQKPPVLAGILESGVPCPKDAKGLPVLFKFNNSALFADNKSSAVDNLSGDDDEENFDKMFWNMGTKSMKRFFAALNQIKTKSLVLTKQVLRERKQLEVLVENLQIQVRLVLAKLEEIRETRAKIKEHEAEISRNENFEFEVRVQKPNLYRWISERRTVKELKENYEKATLQKMTVEGLMRKLKGEYDIMEDEVNKLMEKSAKCLNRLKEIALKTNPLSTPDYIEMLIEGEKQEAKPGWKQRVESLIKMKQKAEYMAKVEKGEKPLIREASIDVTP; from the exons ATGCCCCATGTCATGATGAAGGGCTTTGAGAACTGTAGGCCGCAGATCTTGAGGAAGAAAAAGTTGGAAA GATTAACACCGTGGGACACTGATgacttaaaaaaagacaaaagagaaacctCACAACCAAACAGTGACTTTGAGATAGTTGCTTCTGAATCAATTGACGACAAATCTTCAGCCCTGGATGTTAAAGcatctttaaaagcaagtttcTTAAGCGGACTGGTTAAGGTTGAAGGATCGGCCAAATACCTCAATGATCAGATGACATCCAAAAATCAAGCCAGAGTCACACTGAAATACAAAACCACCACAAAGTTCCAACAACTGTCAATTAATCTTCTCGGAAGAGGAAAAGTAAAGCATCCATATGTTTTCGAGAATAAAATAGCAACACATGTGGTGATCGGCATTCTTTATGGAGCTCAAGCATTTTTTGTCTTTGAGCAAGAAAAATCTGAGAAAGAAAGTCATCAAGACATTCAGGGCAACTTGAAAGTGATGATTGAGAAGATTCCATGCCTATCCATTGACGGTGCAGGTTCCTTAAAACTGGAAGATAAAGACACtgaaaaaatgaagaaattatcTTGCAAATTCCACGGAGACTTCCAGCTTGAGAAGACTCCAACAACCTTTCAGGATGCAGTAGAAGTCTACCAAAGCCTGCCCAGGCTGCTGGGAACCAAAGGAGAGAATGCTGTACCAATCAAGGTCTGGTTGCTGCCTCTGACAAACCTAGATTCAGCTGCAGCTAAACTTGTTCGTGAAATAAGCATAGGATTAGTTCAAGAAGTGCAAAGTGTCCTGGAGGAGCTAAGTGAGCTGGATATGAGGTGCAATGACGCAATGAGAAACATCACAACGCAGCAGTTTCCGCAGATTGGTAAAAAActcaaaagttttaaaaacatgtgcTCTGAGTTCAGGCTTGGATTTCAACAAACATTAGCAAAGAAACTTCCATCAATCCGAGGAGGTGGAGAAGAAGAGTCTGAGCTTGCAGATATCTTGAAGAAGAGGCATTCCTCACCTTTCAACAGCAAAAACCTAAACGAGTGGATGGACTGCAAAGAGAGGGAAATATATATGGTGAAATCTTTCACCAGGATgatgaaaaacaccaaaatcGTCCCGTCTCAAAACAGCCTTCACGAGGAGATTCTCAATGCAGAACATGCCTTGTGTTTTGTCTTCACCTCACTGGAACGTGATGAGCCATTCCTCTCTGTTTTGTCCAACTACCTCAAAGGAAGAACCAAGACTGAAAATGTTGAGAAGGTACAGTGGTACCTGCTAAACTCCCTGGTAGATGAGATGAGAACAAAGGTGAAACTCTTCAGTGATTTTGCAGAGGCCAACAATGACAATAAGAGCACAACATTCCTGACAGTGGGTTTAACGGATGACAATCATGAAGGTTCAACCATCTACCTCTATAAAGATGGATTTTCTGTCAGTAAGAACTTTGAGCCTCCATCTAAGCCTGATAGTGTGACAGCAGCAGACATAAACCACACCAGTGTGATCCTGAACATTTCCCCTCCATCATTTGGAGCAGAGAACGTCACCTCCTACTCCGTTGAGTACTGTGTCTGTGGAGAAGATGAGTGGAAGCAAACGATAGAACCAAAGTCTGCTGAAATCACGGTGATCCACCTGAAGCCAAACACTGAATATATGTTCAGGTGCAGAGCAGTGGCCTCAGCAGGCGTTGGACCAGCCAATGAAATCAATGATCCCATTAAAACGTTACCCTGCAGTCCTCCTGGAGAGTGTCAAGTTGAACCAAACTATTCTAAAATTTCTCTTAGTTGGGAGAAACCTGCTGAGCTCGGATCAGACGTTCAAATACTGAGCTACATTGTTGAATACGCAAGCACAGCCAACAGTTCAGAGGTAGAAGGTCTCCTTTGGAACCAAACAAGGTCAAGTGGCCAAAAGGCCATAATTTCAGGTCTTCACTCAGAGACACAGTATGCAGTCAGGGTCAGATGTGACTGTGGTGGAGCCGGCAGAAGCAAGGAAAACAAGATTGTTACAGTTTGGACAACAAAGGGGCTTGCTTATGATCTGAAAGCCATTAGCAAGAAAATAAACTCAAGTCTCCCATCAGTTTATGAATTCCCACTGAGGGAGGATAAGATGTACATAGATGGCTGCAGAAGGTTTATATTTGGTGAAAAAAGTCCAAGGCCCAACCGTACCATCATGCTGCTTGGAGCAACTGGATCAGGGAAGTCCATTCTTATCAATAGAATGATCAACTACATGGTTGGTGTAGAGTGGAACGACAGTTTCAGATTTAAATTAATCAATGAAGATTCATCAAGATCCCAAGCTCACAGTCAGACCTCAGAAGTCACCGTGTATGAAATCTACCACCAGGATGGGTTTAAAATCCCTTACTCCCTGACGGTGATAGATACTCCAGGCTTTGGAGACACCAGAGGCATTGACAGAGACAGGGAGATCACACAGCAGCTCCACAACCTCTTCACTAGCAAGGACGGTGTCAGTGAAATAGATGATGTGTGCTTTGTAGCTCAGGCTGCTTTAGCCCGTCTCACACCAACACAGAAATATGTCTTTGACTCCATTCTCTCCATCTTTGGCAAAGATATAGCAGAGAACATCAGGATCCTGGTGACGTTTGCAGATGGTCAGAAGCCACCGGTTCTGGCAGGGATCCTAGAGTCAGGCGTTCCTTGTCCTAAAGATGCAAAAGGTCTGCCGGTTCTCTTCAAATTTAACAACTCTGCTCTGTTTGCGGACAATAAATCTTCTGCAGTGGACAACTTGAGCGGGGACGATGATGAAGAAAACTTTGATAAGATGTTTTGGAACATGGGAACAAAAAGCATGAAAAGGTTTTTTGCTGCtctgaatcaaataaaaaccaaaagctTGGTTCTCACCAAGCAGGTcctgagagaaagaaaacagctgGAGGTTTTAGTTGAGAATCTGCAGATTCAGGTTAGACTTGTTTTAGCCAAACTGGAGGAGATCAGGGAGACGAGAGCGAAAATTAAGGAGCATGAAGCAGAGATCAGTAGAAATGAGAACTTTGAGTTTGAGGTCCGCGTTCAAAAGCCTAATCTGTACAGATGGATATCTGAGAGACGAACAGTGAAAGAGCTGAAAGAAAACTATGAAAAAGCCACATTGCAGAAGATGACTGTTGAGGGACTGATGAGGAAACTAAAGGGTGAATACGATATCATGGAGGATGAGGTGAACAAGTTAATGGAGAAGTCGGCCAAGTGTCTGAACAGACTGAAGGAGATAGCGCTGAAGACAAATCCTCTCTCCACTCCAGATTACATTGAGATGCTCATTGAAGGAGAGAAACAGGAGGCCAAACCGGGCTGGAAACAACGGGTCGAGTCActgataaaaatgaaacaaaaagcagagtACATGGCTAAAGtggagaaaggagaaaaacctcTAATCCGTGAAGCATCAATTGATGTTACTCCTTAA